A single genomic interval of Croceibacter atlanticus HTCC2559 harbors:
- a CDS encoding gliding motility lipoprotein GldH, whose product MRFLIVLCLSLLCCSCSDNSVYDNYKTVSGQWSSKEPLTFKISGLDTIQPYNAFINLRNTSDYNFSNLFLITELQYPNGKKVTDTLEYPMAYPDGTYMGDGFGDIKENKLWYKEHLVFNEAGEYSISIKHAMRQNGSVAGLETLKGITEVGVRIEKPTSK is encoded by the coding sequence ATGCGTTTTTTAATCGTTTTATGTCTTAGCCTATTATGTTGCTCTTGTTCAGATAATAGCGTATATGATAATTATAAGACAGTTTCTGGACAATGGTCTTCTAAAGAGCCATTAACCTTTAAGATTTCTGGATTAGATACGATACAACCCTATAATGCGTTTATTAACTTAAGAAACACAAGCGACTATAATTTTAGTAACTTATTTTTAATTACAGAGTTACAATATCCTAACGGTAAAAAAGTTACAGATACTTTAGAGTATCCTATGGCATATCCAGATGGTACTTATATGGGAGATGGTTTTGGAGATATAAAAGAAAATAAACTTTGGTATAAAGAACATCTAGTTTTTAATGAAGCTGGAGAGTATAGCATTAGTATTAAACATGCCATGAGACAAAACGGCTCTGTAGCAGGATTAGAAACATTAAAAGGTATTACAGAAGTAGGTGTAAGAATAGAAAAACCAACTTCAAAATAA